The following coding sequences are from one Culex quinquefasciatus strain JHB chromosome 1, VPISU_Cqui_1.0_pri_paternal, whole genome shotgun sequence window:
- the LOC6049262 gene encoding 5-hydroxytryptamine receptor 1 yields the protein MDSTVLPLLSNLIAPAAAEITVVSAAVAAQATAAAIFTNSSSPSSGFLEYLRNDNSSSTLAALPDITSSSSLISSSSTTLVPPFFTSSLVNGSGSGSELDPSGSGNNVLTFQTIIISVTLLAVILGTIIGNVLVCVAVCLVRKLRRPCNYLLVSLAISDLCVAVLVMPPALMYEVLEEWKFGTVFCDIWVSFDVLSCTASILNLCAISVDRYWAITKPLEYGVKRTPRRMIGCIVLVWLVAACISLPPLLILGNEHMTNGQPSCSVCQNFFYQIYATLGSFYIPLAVMLFVYYQIFRAARRIVNEERRAQKRLESAINGSVGTPEKKIGPGGTVLVATPQHKRLRFQLAKERKASTTLGIIMSAFTICWLPFFILALVRPFLGEDHRTLSSLFLWLGYANSLLNPIIYATLNRDFRKPFQEILFFRCSNLNNMMREDFYHSQYGDPGSQRLVITNDGGARESFL from the coding sequence ATGGATTCAACAGTGCTGCCACTGTTGTCGAACTTGATAGCACCAGCGGCAGCGGAAATTACGGTCGTTTCAGCAGCAGTGGCGGCACAAGCCACGGCCGCAGCCATTTTCACCAACTCTTCGTCACCGTCGTCCGGTTTCCTCGAGTACCTGCGGAACGATAACAGTAGCAGCACCCTAGCGGCACTGCCCGATATAACCAGCAGTAGTAGTTTAATCAGTAGCAGCTCCACCACTCTCGTTCCGCCGTTCTTCACAAGCTCTCTAGTCAACGGCAGCGGTTCGGGGTCGGAGCTAGATCCCAGCGGCAGCGGCAACAATGTGCTTACCTTCCAGACAATCATCATCAGTGTGACCCTGCTTGCGGTGATCCTCGGTACGATCATCGGAAATGTGCTAGTATGTGTTGCGGTATGCCTGGTACGGAAGTTGCGACGACCCTGCAACTACCTGCTTGTTTCGCTCGCCATCTCTGATCTCTGCGTGGCCGTCCTGGTGATGCCACCGGCCCTCATGTACGAGGTACTCGAAGAATGGAAGTTCGGCACGGTATTCTGCGACATCTGGGTATCGTTCGATGTGCTCTCCTGCACTGCTTCAATCTTGAACCTGTGTGCCATCTCAGTTGACCGGTACTGGGCGATCACGAAACCGCTCGAGTACGGCGTTAAACGCACCCCGCGTCGCATGATCGGCTGCATCGTGCTAGTCTGGCTCGTCGCAGCCTGCATATCGCTCCCACCACTTTTAATCTTAGGCAACGAACACATGACCAACGGCCAGCCGTCCTGCTCGGTATGCCAGAACTTTTTCTACCAAATCTATGCCACCCTCGGCTCCTTCTACATCCCGCTCGCCGTAATGCTGTTCGTGTACTACCAAATCTTCCGCGCCGCCCGCCGAATCGTCAACGAGGAAAGGCGCGCCCAAAAACGTCTCGAGTCCGCCATCAACGGCAGCGTCGGCACTCCCGAAAAAAAGATCGGCCCCGGCGGAACCGTCCTCGTTGCCACTCCCCAGCACAAACGGCTCCGCTTCCAGCTGGCCAAGGAGCGCAAAGCCTCCACCACCCTCGGCATCATCATGTCCGCGTTCACCATCTGCTGGCTGCCCTTCTTCATCCTGGCCCTCGTTCGACCCTTCCTCGGCGAAGACCACCGAACCCTGTCCTCGCTCTTTCTCTGGCTCGGTTACGCCAACTCCCTTCTGAACCCCATCATCTACGCAACGCTGAACCGCGACTTCCGGAAACCGTTCCAGGAGATCCTCTTCTTTCGCTGTTCCAACTTGAACAACATGATGCGGGAGGACTTTTACCACAGCCAGTACGGTGATCCGGGCTCGCAGAGGTTGGTCATCACCAACGACGGAGGAGCGCGGGAAAGCTTCCTGTGA